Proteins from a single region of Carettochelys insculpta isolate YL-2023 chromosome 17, ASM3395843v1, whole genome shotgun sequence:
- the CCN5 gene encoding CCN family member 5 has translation MRGQLEKQLLFYSLLCILSKVCAQLCRTPCYCPWFPPHCPAGSPLVLDGCGCCRICARRLGEPCDYLNVCDRSQGLICDYIDAHLGRGGTCNFEKGDGSCEVNGKLYQDGEVFQPSCKIQCRCSDGGFTCVPLCSEDVRLPTPDCPHPRRVAVPGKCCQEWICERQNGHFLQDAMQARRTPGTAPASFSYPCEEWSTEWSACSATCGMGLSTRVSNQNQYCRLETHHRLCMLRPCPALPGTSQMRTRGGRL, from the exons ATGAGAGGCCAACTGGAAAAGCAGCTTCTCTTCTACTCTCTTCTCTGCATCCTTTCCAAG gtctgtgcccagctctgccggACACCATGTTactgcccctggttcccaccCCATTGTCCTGCCGGCTCCCCTCTGGTTCTGGATGGATGCGGCTGCTGCAGGATATGTGCACGacggctgggagagccctgcgaTTACCTCAATGTGTGTGATCGGAGCCAGGGCCTCATCTGTGATTACATTGATGCCcatctggggagaggaggaaccTGCAACT TTGAGAAGGGAGACGGCAGCTGTGAGGTGAATGGAAAGCTCTATCAAGATGGAGAGGTGTTCCAGCCCAGCTGTAAGATCCAGTGCCGCTGCTCAGACGGAGGTTTCACCTGCGTACCTCTCTGCAGTGAGGACGTCCGCCTGCCCACACCGGACTGCCCCCACCCGAGGCGTGTGGCGGTCCCAGGAAAATGTTGCCAAGAATGGATCTGTGAGAGACAAAACGGTCACTTCCTTCAGGATGCCATGCAGG CACGTAGGACGCCCGGGACAGCACCGGCAAGCTTCTCCTACCCCTGTGAAGAATGGAGCACGGAGTGGAGCGCCTGCTCTGCAACCTGTGGCATGGGGCTTTCCACCCGAGTGTCAAACCAGAATCAGTACTGCCGGCTCGAAACTCACCACCGGTTGTGCATGCTCAGACCCTGCCCCGCTCTCCCAGGAACATCTCAGATG AGGACAAGAGGCGGTCGTTTATAG